The following are from one region of the Myxocyprinus asiaticus isolate MX2 ecotype Aquarium Trade chromosome 2, UBuf_Myxa_2, whole genome shotgun sequence genome:
- the si:dkey-148a17.6 gene encoding leukotriene B4 receptor 1 codes for MNGTGYLQRGEETEGGSVGACVILGVCFLVGTPGNLLVVWTILKHVKQRSYTVLLILHLAVADLLVLITLPLWIYSLAHSWVFGEAACKAMTYIINACMYSSVFLITIMSVERFLAVRYPFASAGWRRKQALNKVLLVVWVASFLLSIPVIETQTLGGDQVQCTFRHYDSDTQEVVLLILESLIGFVIPFSTLVVCYGCLFSRIAQMNFKSKRKSTVLICSLVVMFAICWIPHHVGNFLSLIALALKSSYPEVSKNLEDACTTMSIIAGALVFISSSVNPVLYVFAARTFRSSLRETGIQRLFQHLSSAATGEGNKELSFVSKRHSSHTNTSQCLTESKLPVDVVMESFINTSA; via the coding sequence ATGAACGGCACAGGTTACCTTCAGCGAGGTGAGGAGACTGAGGGAGGCTCTGTGGGGGCCTGCGTGATTCTGGGTGTGTGCTTCTTGGTGGGCACACCTGGGAACCTGCTGGTAGTGTGGACCATCTTGAAGCATGTGAAGCAACGATCATACACAGTGCTGCTCATCCTCCACCTAGCAGTCGCAGACCTTCTGGTGCTGATCACTCTGCCTCTTTGGATCTACTCGCTGGCTCATTCCTGGGTGTTCGGAGAGGCTGCCTGCAAAGCCATGACTTACATTATCAATGCTTGTATGTACAGCAGCGTTTTCCTCATCACCATCATGAGTGTGGAGCGCTTCCTGGCTGTCAGGTATCCCTTTGCTTCAGCTGGATGGAGGAGAAAACAAGCACTGAATAAGGTATTATTAGTGGTGTGGGTGGCTTCATTTCTCCTGAGTATTCCTGTTATTGAGACTCAGACTTTGGGCGGCGATCAAGTTCAGTGTACGTTCAGACATTATGATTCTGATACACAGGAAGTTGTGCTGCTGATTTTAGAAAGTCTTATAGGCTTTGTCATCCCTTTTTCCACTCTGGTAGTCTGTTATGGCTGCCTCTTCAGTCGCATAGCACAGATGAACTTCAAGTCCAAGCGAAAATCGACAGTTCTCATCTGCAGCCTGGTGGTGATGTTTGCCATCTGCTGGATCCCACACCATGTGGGGAACTTTCTTTCCCTCATCGCACTCGCTCTCAAGTCCTCATACCCTGAAGTGTCAAAAAACTTGGAGGATGCTTGTACCACCATGAGCATTATAGCAGGAGCCCTGGTGTTCATTAGTAGCTCAGTAAATCCAGTGCTTTATGTGTTTGCCGCACGTACCTTCCGCAGCTCGCTCCGAGAAACTGGAATACAAAGACTGTTCCAGCATCTATCCAGTGCAGCCACAGGCGAAGGGAATAAAGAGTTATCTTTTGTGTCTAAAAGACATAgttcacacaccaacacctcaCAGTGTCTAACAGAGTCAAAATTGCCTGTAGATGTGGTTATGGAATCATTCATCAATACCTCAGCCTGA